DNA sequence from the Candidatus Binatia bacterium genome:
CCGGCCGCGATTTGCTTCTGGAAGATCGGTACCACGCTGCCCGCCGATGCCAGCACATTGCCGAATCGCACCGTGACAAAGCGTGTCTGGCTTTCTGCCGAAAGCGACTGCACATACATTTCAGCCACACGTTTCGAGCATCCCATGACCGACGTCGGGTTGACGGCCTTGTCGGTCGAGACCATGACAAACCGCTCGACTGCGTGGGCATGGGCCAGATCGGCCAGAACGCGTGTGCCGATGACATTGTTCTTGATCGCTTCGGCCGGGTTCCATTCCATCATCGGGACATGCTTGTGTGCCGCGGCATGCAGGATCAGGCTGGGCTGGAAGTCCGACAGGATCCCGTCCATCCGAGGCCGATCACTAACGTCGGCAATCAACGGCTCGATGCGATCGGCAAGCTGGGGAAATGCTGCCAATAGAGCTTGGTGGGCCTCAAATAGGCTGCCTTCGGCACGCTCGACCATTAGCAATTTCCGAGGATTGGTCTTGAGAATCTGGTGGCAGAGCCCCAGTCCGATACTGCCCCCGGCACCGGTGACCATGACGCAGCGGTCTTCGATGGTCTGGCGCAGTTCGTCGCCCTCGAGTTGCACGGGCGATCGGCGGAGCAGATCTTCGATGGTCACAGGTCGCAGCTGATTGAGATTGACCTTCCCGCCCGCGATTTCATACAGCCCTGGCACGAGTTTGACTTCGATCCCGGCGACCGCGCATTTGTCGCGAATGCGCCGGATAGTTTCACCCTTGGCCCCGCCGATGGTGACCAGCGCCTCGTCAACACGGTGTTGCAGGCAAAGTGCGGGTATATCCGCGATTCGCCCAAGGACTTTGAGTCCGTGGAGGGTAAGGCCACGTTTGGAGCCCTTGTCATCCACAAACCCGATCGGGCGGATGCCCAAGTCCGGCCGGCGTTCGATTTCACGTGCCATGAGCAGCCCAGCTTGTCCGGCACCAATCAGGAGTGTTCGCTTTTGAGAAAGTGGGCCGGCGGCTTTGAGGTGAGCCGCGGTACCACTGCGCTCGGTGATCGTTCGCCATACCGCGCGGATGCCCGTCACCCCGAGAAAGGCCAGCATCAGGTCGATCAAGACGACCCCGACAGGCAGCATCAGGAATTGCGCGTACCCGCTGATCTGCATGGCAGCGGAGCCACCGATCCGCATCAACAGAAACAAAATGGCAGCGCACCCCGTGGCAAACAGAATCCGCGAGGCCTCACGCATGCCGACATAGCGCCAGGCGAATTGAGGCACCCCGACGGCCATCATTGCGGTCATTTGCACGCCCACGACATACGGCCAAAGGAAGACCAGACGCTTGAGGTAGGCCAGCGGAATCTCGCCCTCAAAACGCAGTAGAAACGCTATCCAGAGTGCCGAGGAGAGGACGATCGAGTCGGCCAACATGCGCGCAACTCGAATCAGGTTCGATCTCATGGATGGCACCAACCGGCTCCGGCGGGTGCTCGGGGCGAGGTGGAGATCAGTGTTCTTTGGTTTCGACAGATTGGCCATGGGTATATGCTCGCCGACCCGAAATGCTCGGTCGGAATATTCAGGCGCTTGAGCGCGAAATGCTCAGTGCCGAGGGCATAGGGTTTTCCCCTATTCCTCTCCGGTTTTAACGGAAGAGGCTGACCTGCGTCAATGAGCGGGCGGGAAAATCGCGCTGCCAATTCAGCCTCTGGCAGATAGAAGCGCGACTTTCCATAAAGACCTATCATTTCAAGGATTTTTCTCATGGAAGCGGGTTCCGTGAGGGCAGGCAGATAAAGCGAAGCCGGTCCTGATCAATCGAGATTCCGGCACCCAGTGCCTTTTCCTCGATGGCGCGCAGGGTGAGGTTTTTGCGGCCGCGTCCTTTTCCACCCTTGAGCGGGACGGTGATGTCGAGGGGGTCGCTACAGGCAGACGCGGTCAGGGCCGGCTCGAAGACCAGAATTCCCGAGTTGCAGAACCCATTGCCGGACCCCGGGTAGGAATCGCAATCGGCATGCGTCTCGCACAGGTCGCCCTTGTTCCCGCGGCGGCATTGGCCGGCATTGCGGGCGCCCAGTGATTCGATCGCTGCTG
Encoded proteins:
- a CDS encoding nucleoside-diphosphate sugar epimerase/dehydratase; translated protein: MRSNLIRVARMLADSIVLSSALWIAFLLRFEGEIPLAYLKRLVFLWPYVVGVQMTAMMAVGVPQFAWRYVGMREASRILFATGCAAILFLLMRIGGSAAMQISGYAQFLMLPVGVVLIDLMLAFLGVTGIRAVWRTITERSGTAAHLKAAGPLSQKRTLLIGAGQAGLLMAREIERRPDLGIRPIGFVDDKGSKRGLTLHGLKVLGRIADIPALCLQHRVDEALVTIGGAKGETIRRIRDKCAVAGIEVKLVPGLYEIAGGKVNLNQLRPVTIEDLLRRSPVQLEGDELRQTIEDRCVMVTGAGGSIGLGLCHQILKTNPRKLLMVERAEGSLFEAHQALLAAFPQLADRIEPLIADVSDRPRMDGILSDFQPSLILHAAAHKHVPMMEWNPAEAIKNNVIGTRVLADLAHAHAVERFVMVSTDKAVNPTSVMGCSKRVAEMYVQSLSAESQTRFVTVRFGNVLASAGSVVPIFQKQIAAGGPVTVTDPEMKRYFMTIPEACQLVLEAGSIGKGGEIFILDMGEPVKIVDLAKDLIRLSGLTPGEDIEIEFSGTRPGEKLYEELSVSDEVADKTQHPKIFIGRFRATERGPLLGKIDDLHVACNAEKRDSLLQRLAQIVPEYSGAKPASEAAAKAAGE